TACTTATGATCTTTTATTTTTAGGACACAAAGATAAAGCTGTATGGGGAAAAGTGGGTAGGTATTTGCTTTTTGCTTTATAAAGTCATAGACCTGCCCTTGCCGCtatagctcagttgattgagcatcgttccatgcactgaaaggtcattggtttgattcctggtcagggcacatgcccaggttgcaggttcgattcccaggtggggtgcgtacaggaggcaatcgatcgccatctctctctctctctcacacgcatcaatgtttctctctctcaaatcaataaaaacatatttaaagtcaTGATCCTGAAGTGTGGGATCTCAGCAGTGGTACTCCACCTTGTCTGCTACCTATCTTTGCTTCACACCTTCCTTCCCAGTGTTATTCCCACAGCTAGAACCACAGTGAGGCATGTCTACCCTGGGACATGCAGAGGACATTTGCCCTTATAGTATTTAGCTCTCACCACTGGAGTTTCCTAGTTAGAATGCATTGTGCCTCCCATGTTCTCACCTCCAGATTTAGTATTTCTTACTGGTGACAATTGGCCACTGTTTATagctccttttctctccctcttttagAGCAGTTAGAATAGTCAGTCACTTCATCCTACTTAATAAACTAAATGGACTGAGGCAGACCTGACGAAAGTTCTCTCCCTCCCGAATCTCTCAGAGAACTCCCCACAGGGGCAGAAACTGGCATACACGCTTTACCTAGAAAAGGAGACCCCAGAGCTGCTAGAATGTTCTGTTAAGAATGTGCATGGGGGCATAGACCTTAAAAGAAATGAGACTGCAggccagaaaataattttaatgccaAGTAGAAAGGACCGATCCACTTTGTCATTTTTCTTGCTTTTGCTCTGCACACTTCTCCTTCCTATGACTGAGAAGGTGGATTAGtcagtcactttttttttaatgtatattttattgattttttacagagaggaagggagagagatagagagttagaaacatcgaccagccgcctcctgtacatctcctactggggatgtgcccgcaaccaaggtacatgcccttgaccggaatcgaacccgggacccttcagtccataggccgatgctctatccactgagccaaaccggttttggctagtcAGTTACTTTTTAGTTCTCACCACTGGAGTTTCCTACTTAGTCAGTCCGTGTTTCTGGAGTGGCGGTCCACCTGGGGAAGTGTCTCTCATATTGGTAGCTTGCTCCCAGAAATGGAGGAATGTTAGTATCCTTTAGAGCTGCGAGTAGatgtgaaacaataaaataatttatatgtggCTTATTGCCTCTACTGATAATATCaccttccttcatttttttctttttttaaatatattttattgactttttacagagaggaagggtgagggatagagagttagaaacatcaatgagaaagaaacatcgatcagctgcctcctgcacaccccacactggggatgtgcccgcaaccaaggtacacgcccttgaccggaatcaaacttgggacctttcagtccgcaggctgacgctctatccactgagccaaaccggttagggcatcaccTTCCTTCTTACAGGCACAGGGCAGCTTCATCATCCTCGTACTCATAAGGACCCACGGTTGCTTTTAAAGAACCTgcaaaataaatacttaatgaaGGAAGGGTGAACTTCTTGGGAGTAGTAATATAATAGGCAAGAGAAGAGAAGAGCCTGGGTCTTTGAAAGTATCTCCTTTCTGGTTAAAGTACAAGAGCcttcaggaaggaggaggagggagaagggaggagggaaccaGGACAAACGTACCTTCTCTGCTGAGCGGCATCCTTTGCTGTTATTCATGTTTATATTCTTCATGGAGATGAGGGTGATGCTGTCTTTCTCTCCATTGGCTGCGGAGCAGCTAGGAGTAGGAGGAGAACATGGGTTATGGATAGGAGTGGGAGGGCAATGTGGGGGGTTAAGAAACTGTACAGGGGTTGTTAAAACTTAGACCTTTGTTTTGGGGGTGGATCATAATGAAATGAGAGTGTGTTTTGTAGCCCCAAAGACTTGtatttaaatctttgttttactacctACTGCTTGTGTGATTTTGACCAAGTTACGACCTCTCTTAAGtctcaatttttaaatgtattagccTTGAAGAACTGCTCTAAGAATTTGAGATAATATTAACAAATATCTACCAAAGGGCTTGGCACACACAAGGTATTCAATGAACAGTTCCTTAAATAAGTATCTCCTTATTTAAGGGGTATATTAGAATCTGAATTCCTACACTTTTCATGAAGAGGTAAAGGTGCGTAGCCCTGGGCTGAAGGGTTCCAGTCCATCTCCTGTCAACTGATTGCTTCCTTTCAAGTCTGCTCTTGTCCTGCCTGCCCCTAGTCTGGTTTCAGTGGAGGCTGTCAGgattccgtgtgtgtgtgtgtgtgtgtgtgtgtgtgtgtgtgtgtgtagaaagcaGGAAGCTATGGTTCCCTCTTGGAGGGAAGACTGAGAGGTCAGATAGATAATTCCTACTTACACTTCTGACAGTCTTACCTTTCAGATAGCCCTGAGCTCCCAGGTTTCTGGGGATCTGTAAAAATCCAAAGGCACAGATTGGGGGTCACATGTTGTTACTCAGAAGCCCAACCTGCCCCTCAGAGTTCACCCAAGTGGACCCTCCCATTTCATCTAATGGTGCTGATGTTCCCATTCCTTCCCCCAACTCTAGGCTGGGTGTCAGTCCCAGAATCTAGCTCTGGGTCCCTCAGCAAAGAGGGGCAAAGGAGGGCCCCCAAGGTTCAGGCATGTACCTTCAGATTCCTTGTTCTTCTGACACTTAAACCTTAGACTGACCACACTGACCAGGATGATCACCACAACCACCAGGATGACAATGAAGCTGATAACACCTGAACAGAGAAAGGATGGGGTGAAGAGGAGGGGATAAGAGGGAATAACATGAGTTCAAATTCTCTTCCTAGCTAAGTGCTATGTAGACAGGGTCCAGAGCAAAGTGAATTTTGAATTCCCCTTCTCTGCGAATGAATGAATTCTCAgcttgctgccctggccagagtgggttccacagcccttccttcccccatctTCCCATAAGAATATGAAACCCAGCAGAACCCAGAAGAGCTGACTAGAGCCAGTGGAGGCTCTTTCCCACCAAAGACTTCTTTGTCAGCCAAAccctctagcacagcggttctcaacctgtgggtcgcgacccctttgggggttgaacgaccctttcacaggggtctcctaagaccatcggaaaacacatatataattacatattgtttttgtgattaatcactatgctttaattatgttcaatttgtaacaatgaaaatacatcctgcatatcagatatttacattacgattcataacagtagcaaaattacagttatgaagtagcaacgaaaataattttatggttgggggtcaccacaacatgaggaactgtattaaagggtcgcggcattaggaaggttgagaaccaccactCTAGCACAAATGGGTGAGATTTGAACTTGTGTTTCCTGACCAGAGTCCAAGTCAGTTCAAAGGTGGGGTCCCCTGCCACATCccaccttctccttcctctcaccAAATGCAGCGACAGTGAGCACTTGCTCTGACATAGGGCTGGGCAGAATGGTGGGGTCTTCTCTTGTCCTCGGGCTCGTGGTGGCCAATTTGGAAGTAACATTTTGAGAGGTGTCTAAAATGGAATGGTGATGGGTGCTTCAGTGAAAGGACTTACTCAGCCTACCAGAGAGAGCTagctcccccccactcccccccccccacccccccgcccgcccacTTTCTCCAGGTAGAGGACTGCAGAGAGAGCTCCAGCCCTACAGAAAAGacttcctctctgtccctctgatCAGGTCCCATGAGGATGGATGGCAGAAGTGGGTGCTGTTGGATCACATGACTAGATTGCTGGTTGTTTGTGTTACTAGTTCCAAAGGACTCCAGAAAGTTCAGGATGCTTCCCTCATTATGCTCTTCCCACCATATCCCCTTGGAGCCCAGAGGAAAGGGATGTATGCTGCAGACATAGGGAGACAGACTAGGCATGGTTGAGCCATCTGTGTTTTGCCAAGAGttgaagagggaggaaagaagggcaCCGGATGTTTGTCTCCAGGCACTGACCTAACAAGCCAGCCTGCCAGTTAAAGGGCATGTGTTTCTGGCCCTCTTGAAAAGTGGTATGGCCATCCACCTCATCCCCTCCGAAGCTCATTGTACTGCAGGCCTGATTGCTGTTCCGTTTCTTGGTCCTCACCCCCCTCCTAAAAATGACTGGGAGATTAAAAACATCCCAGAGCCAAGGGGTAGGATGAGAGAAAGGGTCAGGGTGTTCTTTGTTGTGAGCACAGACAGGACATACCTCTGCttctgctgccgccgctgctgctactgctgctgctgcttgggaCCCCTGTGCCTGGGCCGTGAACAGCAGGCCAAGGTGGAAGGTAGCCACCCCGCCCAGCCTTTCTCCCCTGCTGCTGGGTGAAGCCCAACCTGCTTTGAGAAGCATGTGACTCTTTCCCAACCTTTTCTGCCTTCCTTTCCATTATTTTGGGTTCTCATaacccttcctttccttctctatgCCTTTATCAATCCTGAGTCGACTCTTTTCTACCTTCATTGTGACCAGGTCCAAGTCCTTGTCTCTACTCCCCACCAAACCTCTCTCGTTCTCTCCAGACCAGGGTGCCACTGATGTGAATCCTGAGACCCCTGACTGTGGGGCAGGACCTGGGCCCCCTCAAGAGGAGAAGAAGGAACCCAGCTTGATACTTACCAAATCCTGATGTGTGCTCCTGTGGCTGGGATGGGGAGTGACCATCCATGGTGCTTGACCTTGGCATCACAGGTTTACTGGGTACTGTGGGGACCCGTGAGGCTTTCTCTGAAGCAGCTGTGGATTAGGAAGCATTTGTGGGCCTGCTATGGCTTCAACCAGCATGTATACAGGGACGGCTCTTTAGTCCAAAATTGTTATTTTCATTACTGCTTTCACTTCCAGAAGGAGCCATCCTCCTTTTCACCTCTGGGTCTTCACCTGTAcagtttcctctgcctggaatacacCCTACCCTCCTTCACCCCAAGTCTTCATTTGGTCAACTCCTTCTCTGGCCTTAGCTTTAGAAGCACTCTGGGATGTCTTCCCTGGCCCCCAAGTCGGAAGTGGCTCACATTTATCTGGATTCCAATAGCACCTTCATCTTATGCCCATCACAATCCTTCTATCCTGTCTGTAATTATCAATGTAAGGTCTTGTTTACTTGTCTGTTTCTCCACTGTATTCTCCTTTAGAGCCGAAACTGTGTCTGCTTCCTCATTGGGCCCTCCCTTGATGGAATTTGTAGTCTCAGTGGCAGAGTACCTGGGGTACTGGTACTGGACAGAGGGCTTGGGCTGTTGGGCTCTGAGGAAGGGCTGTCCCCAGCAAGGACTGAGGCATATGGGGAGTTGAAGGTGGGGCAGGCTTGATGACAACCACTTCTGACCCATATGAGAACTCTTGGGCTGCAAGCAAGTCTGAAGGGATGGgcaaggggctgggcaggggccagggattgGCCCCTCAGCAACCACACTCACTCACCTGTGTTGGGGGTAGTTGGCTGTATAGTCAGACTTAGACTGACGGCTCCTGAAACAGATCATCTGAGGCTGAGGGTCTATTGCCTCTTATTGCTCTgactccctctcttcttctctataGCTGGTGTTTTCTAGTCTTTCTTCTTACCCCATCCCTCACCTGCAACCAtttatctctctttttcaaaACAGGTTAGACTGGGCCAAACTGAAAAAAGTCCCTAGATGAGCTCAGCTTTGGATGTCCTGAGAGCTCTGGCCCCACCCTAATCACCTGCGATCTGTGTAAAACAGTGCCTAGAGCTCTCCCCAGCCTTACTTAGCTCTCAGACATAATTGCTAGAGGAGTCCCTGTGTGTTTGCTCTTACCCTGAGGGCTAGAGGGCTGCATTGCCGTGGGCTGGGAGTTGTGGCCTGCAAGAGAAAGCAAAAAGCATAGACTAGCTTTGTGAGTCTCccacccagcacagagccccCCGAAAAACCAAGGCCTTCTGGCTTTCAAGCCTCTCATGCTGACAGAGGACTAAAGGATGTGGCTCCAGCTTACTGCGGGGCTGGCTTCCTCTGAGATCATGACTGAATagcatcatcaccaccacctcatGATTCAGTGTCCCAGAGTCCTTTCCGGTCTCTTCAATCCCACATGGGTTCTATAGCAGCCTGATACAACGTCAGGGGaaggttattttaaaatagtgatatGTCCAAGGACAGAGGGCCAGACACCTGCCAAGTCTAGACAAAGACCCCAGGTCTCCAGACTAATGCTGACATCACACTACACTGTGCCATCCATTCTACCCTGCAAATAATGTCATACTAGTCCTGCCCAAGGGAAGGGGATGGAAAGATGTGATGAGTAAGATGGAGTTAGGGGTTGGGGTTGGTATCTGGGCTATCTCTGTGCCCTCCTCCAGCCAGAGGTAGGGGCCTACACAGGAGGCAGGGAAGCTCTAGAATGAGTGGTCAACTTAACTCTCACAGGTACGGCTTCTCAATAATGGTTGTTGTTGTCCAAACCCAGGGAGGAGGTTACTAGGATGCCCCAGTAGGAAGCTCTCTCCAGATTGTTTTGTAAGTACATGTGTATGCCTGTCAACCTctatgcaggtgtgtgtgtgtgtgtgtgtgtgtgtgtgcacgcgtgcgcTCATATATGTGTCCCCTGTGTCTGTGGGACCTCAAAGGTCAGGTTGTGTTTGCTCATTTTCCACAATGAAATCATTCTTGAAACCTGTGAACAATGTGAAAGGAAAACGTGGGGAAGTGGAGCCGCCCAGCTGGGTTCCCGTTCCTCCACTCAGGCTGGGACTGCAGCTGCTGGCCTGGCCCTCTGCTCCCTCAGCCCCCATAATCAGGGAAGTACCAAGCTGGGGCCTGGGTGAACAGAGGCAGCTGAGGGCCAGGGGCCCGCCCAGCCAGTGGCAGCCTGTTGGTCTGTTTATTTTCCTTGGCCACTGCCTTCCTCCATGGGGCTATCACTTGGATAGTGTGGAATTAATTGTTCCCAAGCCCACCCTTTCCCAAACCCTAGGCCGTGCGGAGGCTGTTTTTCCAGGTCaccatctctgacacttcttcCCCTCATTGGCTGGGGGGATCAAGAGGGGAGTTAAAACTTGCAGGTGCCCCAGGCTAGAGAGAACTTTTC
The sequence above is a segment of the Myotis daubentonii chromosome 5, mMyoDau2.1, whole genome shotgun sequence genome. Coding sequences within it:
- the ECSCR gene encoding endothelial cell-specific chemotaxis regulator isoform X4 yields the protein MGAAGATQLCWVILSFLLLRGHNSQPTAMQPSSPQGAVSLSLTIQPTTPNTAASEKASRVPTVPSKPVMPRSSTMDGHSPSQPQEHTSGFDTSQNVTSKLATTSPRTREDPTILPSPMSEQVLTVAAFGVISFIVILVVVVIILVSVVSLRFKCQKNKESEAAPQPMERKTASPSSP
- the ECSCR gene encoding endothelial cell-specific chemotaxis regulator isoform X5, whose product is MGAAGATQLCWVILSFLLLRGHNSQPTAMQPSSPQGAVSLSLTIQPTTPNTAASEKASRVPTVPSKPVMPRSSTMDGHSPSQPQEHTSGFGVISFIVILVVVVIILVSVVSLRFKCQKNKESEDPQKPGSSGLSESCSAANGEKDSITLISMKNINMNNSKGCRSAEKVL
- the ECSCR gene encoding endothelial cell-specific chemotaxis regulator isoform X2, encoding MGAAGATQLCWVILSFLLLRGHNSQPTAMQPSSPQAASEKASRVPTVPSKPVMPRSSTMDGHSPSQPQEHTSGFDTSQNVTSKLATTSPRTREDPTILPSPMSEQVLTVAAFGVISFIVILVVVVIILVSVVSLRFKCQKNKESEDPQKPGSSGLSESCSAANGEKDSITLISMKNINMNNSKGCRSAEKVL
- the ECSCR gene encoding endothelial cell-specific chemotaxis regulator isoform X1, which produces MGAAGATQLCWVILSFLLLRGHNSQPTAMQPSSPQGAVSLSLTIQPTTPNTAASEKASRVPTVPSKPVMPRSSTMDGHSPSQPQEHTSGFDTSQNVTSKLATTSPRTREDPTILPSPMSEQVLTVAAFGVISFIVILVVVVIILVSVVSLRFKCQKNKESEDPQKPGSSGLSESCSAANGEKDSITLISMKNINMNNSKGCRSAEKVL
- the ECSCR gene encoding endothelial cell-specific chemotaxis regulator isoform X3; this translates as MGAAGATQLCWVILSFLLLRAASEKASRVPTVPSKPVMPRSSTMDGHSPSQPQEHTSGFDTSQNVTSKLATTSPRTREDPTILPSPMSEQVLTVAAFGVISFIVILVVVVIILVSVVSLRFKCQKNKESEDPQKPGSSGLSESCSAANGEKDSITLISMKNINMNNSKGCRSAEKVL